One genomic region from Jilunia laotingensis encodes:
- a CDS encoding nucleotide sugar dehydrogenase encodes MDTIKIAVIGLGYVGLPLARLFSTKYETIGFDMSQARVDTLMSGHDTTLEVSDELLQSALEEYGFKCTTDIEEIRDCNFYVVAVPTPVDKYHNPDLTPLYGASTTVGKVLSKGDIVVYESTVYPGVTEDECIPVVEKVSGLKFNVDFYAGYSPERINPGDKLHTVEKIKKVTSGSTPKIGKIINDVYASVITAGTHLAPTIKVAEAAKVIENSQRDINIAFVNELSKIFNCMGIDTQDVLEAASTKWNFLPFKPGLVGGHCIGVDPYYLAQCAQSYGYNPEIILAGRRMNDGMGEYVANQVVKLMLKKGIQVLNSNILILGFTFKENCPDVRNTKVIDIYNALLEYNTNLTVYDPWVNSLTVQREYGFCVSEQFPENKYDAIILAVSHSEFIDLDVSHLKNEKCVVYDVKAFLNKKIIDGRL; translated from the coding sequence ATGGATACTATAAAAATTGCCGTAATCGGTCTCGGTTACGTTGGGCTTCCTTTGGCCCGTCTATTTTCTACAAAATACGAAACAATTGGTTTTGATATGAGTCAGGCACGTGTTGATACATTGATGTCTGGACACGATACTACACTTGAAGTTTCAGACGAGTTGTTACAATCCGCATTGGAGGAGTATGGATTTAAGTGTACTACAGATATTGAGGAAATTCGTGATTGTAATTTTTATGTAGTGGCAGTTCCTACCCCTGTTGATAAATATCATAATCCGGATTTGACTCCATTGTATGGAGCAAGCACTACAGTTGGTAAGGTACTTTCTAAAGGTGATATTGTAGTCTATGAATCAACAGTGTATCCGGGTGTCACAGAAGATGAATGTATTCCGGTAGTAGAGAAGGTATCCGGACTAAAGTTTAATGTAGACTTTTATGCAGGTTATTCACCGGAAAGAATTAACCCGGGCGATAAATTACATACAGTTGAAAAAATAAAGAAAGTTACTTCTGGATCTACCCCTAAAATAGGTAAGATTATTAATGATGTATATGCTTCCGTTATTACAGCAGGCACTCATTTGGCTCCTACCATCAAAGTAGCTGAAGCAGCAAAAGTGATTGAAAATTCGCAGCGAGATATCAATATTGCTTTTGTCAATGAATTATCTAAGATCTTCAATTGCATGGGGATAGATACACAGGATGTTTTGGAGGCTGCAAGCACCAAATGGAATTTTTTACCCTTTAAGCCTGGTCTTGTTGGTGGGCATTGTATTGGTGTTGATCCTTACTACTTGGCTCAATGTGCGCAGAGCTATGGATATAATCCGGAAATTATTCTTGCAGGTCGTAGAATGAATGATGGAATGGGAGAATATGTGGCAAACCAAGTTGTAAAGTTGATGCTGAAAAAAGGTATTCAAGTATTGAATTCAAATATTCTAATACTTGGTTTCACATTTAAAGAGAATTGTCCGGATGTACGGAATACTAAAGTGATAGATATATATAATGCATTGTTAGAATATAACACGAACCTTACTGTGTATGATCCTTGGGTGAATTCATTGACTGTTCAAAGGGAATATGGCTTTTGCGTCTCTGAACAGTTTCCTGAAAATAAATATGATGCTATAATATTGGCTGTATCTCATTCTGAATTTATTGATTTAGATGTATCTCATTTGAAAAATGAGAAATGTGTGGTATATGATGTAAAAGCTTTCTTGAACAAAAAGATCATAGATGGTAGACTCTAA
- a CDS encoding HU family DNA-binding protein: MGVPFKKIARKDPRKADAVEKFYPQLVTAGPNADLDSIAFKMKEKSSLTLGDIQSVLTNFVEAMRETLYSGQSVNIKNFGVFSLSARTMGTEDIKECTVKSIKAVKINFRPSSSVRPDITSTRAGEKIDFYDLEALLNKKDGEDGGDHGEDPTV; encoded by the coding sequence ATGGGAGTACCCTTTAAAAAGATTGCTAGAAAAGACCCGCGAAAGGCAGACGCGGTGGAGAAGTTCTACCCACAGTTAGTAACAGCAGGTCCTAATGCGGATCTGGACAGTATCGCTTTCAAGATGAAAGAGAAAAGTTCGCTCACGCTGGGGGACATCCAGAGTGTATTGACCAATTTCGTGGAAGCGATGCGTGAAACGCTTTACAGCGGACAGTCGGTCAATATCAAGAATTTTGGCGTATTCAGTCTCTCGGCACGCACCATGGGGACGGAAGACATCAAGGAGTGTACGGTCAAAAGCATCAAGGCCGTAAAGATAAACTTCCGGCCGTCTTCCAGTGTACGTCCGGACATCACCAGCACACGTGCCGGTGAAAAGATAGACTTTTATGACCTGGAGGCATTGCTGAATAAAAAAGACGGGGAAGACGGGGGAGATCACGGAGAAGACCCGACGGTGTAA
- a CDS encoding acyltransferase family protein, with amino-acid sequence MVDSKQMLPEIILMRPICILSIIIGHAFAIYSGAWGGSSIPYVKEYQYVNPIFISFQLCAFVFISGYLFEHNILKSKELSFINFIRKKAERILLPGLCFGIIYILLYERENWNILSLLCGPGHLWFLPMIFWAYVLLYIYRFYICRYKISYWNMLVIIPISLLVMRFGLPFGISNAFFYFPFMLLGSIVYNKKEYFSILERKRSLLIYGISYILLIILFLMKIGNSLSLFMVKYAINFIGVMFLWHICSTFKGKLHNTWHILNKSSYGMYLIHQFFLIYFFYYSSVMLDLNRYVIPFVSLIFTLLFSYIIVSFLKRTRMGVYI; translated from the coding sequence ATGGTAGACTCTAAGCAAATGTTGCCTGAGATAATATTAATGAGGCCTATTTGTATCCTTTCGATTATCATAGGACATGCTTTTGCTATTTATTCTGGGGCATGGGGTGGCTCTTCTATTCCATATGTAAAAGAGTATCAATATGTAAACCCTATATTTATAAGTTTTCAATTATGTGCTTTTGTATTCATTTCAGGCTATTTGTTTGAACATAATATATTAAAAAGCAAAGAGCTTTCTTTTATCAATTTTATAAGAAAGAAAGCTGAAAGAATATTATTACCGGGTTTATGTTTTGGAATAATATATATTTTGTTGTATGAGAGAGAAAATTGGAATATATTAAGCCTATTATGTGGACCTGGGCATTTATGGTTTCTTCCTATGATATTTTGGGCTTATGTTTTACTATATATTTATAGGTTCTATATTTGTAGATATAAGATTTCATATTGGAATATGCTGGTAATTATTCCAATCTCGTTGTTAGTAATGAGATTCGGATTACCCTTTGGAATTTCTAATGCCTTTTTCTATTTCCCTTTTATGCTTTTAGGAAGTATTGTTTATAACAAGAAAGAGTATTTTTCAATTTTAGAACGTAAAAGAAGCTTATTGATTTATGGAATATCGTATATCCTATTAATTATTTTATTTTTAATGAAAATAGGTAATAGTCTATCACTATTTATGGTAAAATATGCTATTAATTTCATAGGAGTCATGTTTTTATGGCATATATGTTCTACTTTTAAAGGGAAACTTCATAATACATGGCATATTTTAAATAAAAGTTCATATGGGATGTATTTGATACATCAGTTCTTTTTGATTTACTTCTTTTATTATTCTTCAGTGATGCTTGATTTGAATAGGTATGTAATCCCCTTTGTGAGTTTAATTTTCACTTTATTGTTTTCTTACATTATTGTTTCTTTTTTAAAAAGAACAAGGATGGGCGTGTATATATAA
- a CDS encoding UpxZ family transcription anti-terminator antagonist, whose product MNPLESNISALYASAHELLYLGMDESPIYSDHFTRLNRDVFHQANALYAQRGSTSEEEASLCLALLMGYNATLYNDGDKQERIQHVLDRCWEVFDKLPGSLLKVQLLTYCYGEVFDEDLAREAREIIHGWSGRDLTPDEAEIVELLKGMEENPYPWSEV is encoded by the coding sequence ATGAACCCCTTAGAATCAAACATTTCCGCTTTGTACGCTTCCGCGCATGAACTCCTTTATTTAGGTATGGACGAGAGTCCCATCTATAGCGACCATTTCACCCGTTTGAACCGTGACGTTTTTCATCAGGCCAATGCTTTGTACGCTCAGCGTGGCTCCACTTCCGAGGAAGAAGCTTCGTTGTGTCTGGCTCTTCTGATGGGTTATAATGCAACTCTTTACAACGACGGTGACAAGCAGGAGCGTATTCAGCATGTATTGGATCGTTGCTGGGAGGTATTCGACAAGCTACCCGGCTCATTGCTAAAAGTACAGTTGCTGACCTACTGTTATGGTGAGGTGTTCGACGAGGATTTGGCCCGTGAAGCCCGTGAGATCATCCATGGTTGGAGTGGTAGAGACCTTACCCCCGATGAGGCGGAAATAGTGGAGCTGCTGAAGGGGATGGAGGAGAATCCGTATCCGTGGAGTGAAGTGTAA
- a CDS encoding SDR family oxidoreductase: protein MLKVLVTGGAGFIGSNLCEYLLSQSYDVVCLDNFSTGKIENLLPLLNQYSRQFKLIVGDIRNLSDCRKAVEGVDYVFHEAALGSVPRSIKDPIITNDVNISGFLNMLTVARDAEVKRFIYAASSSTYGDSKSLPKIEDVIGKPLSPYAITKYVNELYADVFSRTYGIETIGLRYFNVFGRRQSPQGAYAAVIPLFVKQLVSHENPTINGDGEYSRDFTYIDNVIQMNMLAMQTTNPDAVNQVYNTAFGERTTLNELVEYLKEFLSDYDPEIAKVEIVHGPNRLGDIPHSLACIDKAKKLLGYSPKFSMKDGLKEAVKWYWENRTEE, encoded by the coding sequence ATGTTAAAGGTATTAGTTACTGGTGGAGCCGGTTTTATTGGCTCCAATCTTTGTGAATATTTGTTGTCCCAATCATATGATGTTGTTTGTTTAGATAATTTTTCTACTGGAAAAATTGAAAATTTATTGCCATTATTAAATCAATATTCTAGACAATTTAAATTGATTGTTGGTGATATTAGAAACTTGTCAGATTGTAGAAAAGCTGTTGAAGGTGTAGACTATGTTTTTCATGAAGCGGCATTAGGTTCAGTTCCTCGATCAATAAAAGATCCGATAATCACCAATGATGTAAACATTTCTGGATTTCTCAATATGCTTACAGTGGCCCGTGATGCTGAGGTTAAACGCTTTATTTACGCAGCCAGTTCTTCTACCTATGGGGATAGTAAATCATTACCTAAAATAGAGGATGTGATAGGGAAGCCTCTCTCTCCTTATGCCATTACTAAGTATGTAAACGAGCTTTATGCTGATGTGTTTTCCAGAACTTATGGTATTGAAACTATAGGATTGCGGTATTTTAATGTATTTGGCAGACGACAGAGTCCGCAGGGAGCTTATGCGGCCGTTATCCCTTTGTTTGTAAAGCAACTTGTCTCTCATGAAAACCCTACGATCAATGGTGACGGTGAATACAGCCGTGATTTTACCTATATTGATAATGTAATCCAGATGAACATGTTGGCCATGCAAACAACCAATCCTGACGCAGTCAATCAGGTTTACAATACGGCTTTTGGTGAACGTACTACTTTGAACGAACTTGTAGAGTATTTGAAAGAATTTCTTAGCGATTATGATCCGGAAATAGCGAAAGTCGAGATTGTACACGGTCCCAATCGTTTGGGAGATATACCTCATTCATTGGCATGCATTGATAAAGCGAAGAAATTATTGGGTTATAGTCCGAAATTTAGTATGAAAGATGGATTGAAAGAGGCGGTTAAGTGGTATTGGGAAAATAGAACAGAAGAATGA
- a CDS encoding DUF4248 domain-containing protein: MKEEDEEEAFVVKSYFKADLAHMYLPNLPLVYAMRKFRYWIRSNKELYARMYQAGEGKNDHSYSRRQVRLIIQYLDIP; the protein is encoded by the coding sequence ATGAAAGAAGAAGATGAAGAAGAAGCATTTGTAGTCAAGTCTTATTTTAAAGCCGATTTAGCTCACATGTACCTACCGAATTTACCACTGGTCTATGCAATGAGAAAATTTCGTTACTGGATTCGCAGTAACAAAGAGTTGTATGCCCGGATGTACCAGGCAGGAGAGGGGAAGAACGACCATTCTTACAGTAGGCGGCAAGTTCGCCTGATCATTCAGTATCTGGATATTCCCTAA
- a CDS encoding VapE domain-containing protein, which produces MNTTGKEIFISTFCGFSKNAGDCLLSEKLQEISSLVNEKIIEKIRALTRYGKKEEAARVKRQLTGSTLSATYKERRVPEMIDIYNDLQMMDLDGVPENSMERCKKLIMKSPHTLFCFTSPSGNGLKIGVYMQDTLSCRLREELLQRKEIGYEELEQYHKQMFGYAKDYYEELCGVEVDASGSDIGRLFFTSYDPEIYICEKALKRVVIPDITILPPKPVEKKKSSRQWLKEEMPGDASVDCTQIGQGIQMEFQSCVRSLQRQKTYEPGNRDNFIYALGNKCYRKDLPVAAVAALAAKQFGAPDLDISRIINNAYNYTSRTDKQEEEKKKPLAVKIIEYLTEHYQIRRNTVLGQLEFKEIVKKTKKTKAQAVPFVIMRKEDYNSIFYDLLMNGMSCQLNTVKSLVNSRYAKNYNPYEEYFYGLRKYDGQTDYIARLAATVKTTNQPFWEDCLKRWLVGLVACALEDTKVNQLAIIMRGEQGKGKSTWIHHLLPPQLGRYYRNGMLNPDNKDHMLFLSQCLIINLEEFEGMRNDNIAALKRLITQESVTERKPFDTDADLYIRRCSFIASTNEPRFLKDAGGEFRRFPTVTVLEMDYQTPVDYAGIYSQALQLWREGFHYWYEKEEINRLNELNREYSLASIEEELLYVYFRKPEPKDLEIKWMPVSAILTLISMNGRVQMNDRNQRNLVQVLERDGFRKRSSANRIYEYEVVQYKFEEMERNCKMRKEKEGEINNQQSTINN; this is translated from the coding sequence ATGAACACAACCGGAAAAGAAATCTTTATCTCCACCTTTTGCGGATTTAGCAAAAACGCAGGAGACTGTCTTCTCTCTGAAAAATTACAGGAAATATCTTCCCTGGTAAATGAAAAAATTATAGAGAAAATCAGGGCATTGACACGTTATGGAAAGAAGGAAGAGGCCGCCCGCGTAAAAAGACAGTTGACGGGTAGCACGCTCTCCGCCACTTACAAAGAACGAAGGGTACCCGAAATGATTGACATCTACAATGACTTGCAGATGATGGATCTGGACGGAGTACCGGAAAACAGTATGGAACGGTGCAAAAAACTCATCATGAAAAGCCCCCATACCCTGTTTTGCTTTACCAGTCCATCAGGAAACGGACTGAAAATAGGAGTTTACATGCAGGATACCCTTTCGTGCCGACTGCGTGAGGAGTTATTACAACGCAAAGAAATCGGCTACGAAGAACTGGAGCAATACCACAAACAGATGTTCGGCTATGCCAAAGACTATTACGAGGAACTGTGCGGTGTAGAAGTGGATGCCAGCGGAAGTGACATCGGCAGGCTGTTCTTCACCTCTTACGATCCTGAGATATACATCTGCGAGAAGGCTTTGAAACGGGTGGTGATACCGGATATTACCATTCTTCCGCCCAAACCGGTGGAGAAGAAAAAATCGTCCAGGCAGTGGTTGAAAGAAGAGATGCCAGGAGATGCATCGGTAGATTGCACGCAAATCGGACAGGGAATACAGATGGAATTCCAAAGCTGCGTGCGCAGTTTGCAAAGGCAGAAGACGTATGAACCGGGAAACAGGGATAACTTCATCTATGCACTGGGAAACAAATGTTACCGGAAAGACCTGCCCGTTGCAGCCGTAGCGGCATTGGCTGCCAAACAGTTCGGTGCGCCCGACCTGGACATCTCACGGATCATAAACAACGCATACAACTACACGTCGCGCACGGACAAGCAGGAAGAGGAAAAGAAGAAGCCGCTTGCCGTCAAAATCATAGAATACCTGACGGAGCATTACCAAATCCGCAGAAACACCGTACTCGGACAGTTGGAATTCAAGGAAATAGTGAAAAAGACAAAGAAAACGAAGGCTCAGGCAGTCCCGTTCGTCATCATGAGGAAAGAGGATTACAACTCCATCTTCTACGACTTGCTGATGAACGGGATGTCGTGCCAGCTCAACACGGTGAAGAGCTTGGTCAACTCGCGATATGCCAAGAACTACAACCCTTATGAGGAATATTTCTATGGGCTGAGGAAATATGACGGACAGACGGATTACATCGCCCGTTTGGCTGCCACGGTAAAAACGACCAATCAACCTTTTTGGGAGGATTGCCTGAAAAGATGGTTGGTGGGGTTGGTAGCCTGTGCCCTAGAAGACACTAAGGTGAACCAACTGGCCATCATCATGAGAGGGGAACAGGGGAAAGGGAAAAGTACCTGGATCCACCATTTGCTACCGCCTCAACTGGGCAGATACTACCGCAACGGCATGTTGAATCCGGACAATAAGGATCATATGCTCTTCCTCAGCCAATGCCTGATTATCAATTTAGAGGAGTTTGAAGGGATGAGGAACGACAACATTGCGGCACTGAAACGGCTTATCACTCAGGAGTCTGTGACCGAACGGAAACCTTTTGATACGGATGCCGACCTGTACATACGCCGTTGTTCGTTCATAGCAAGCACCAACGAACCGAGATTTCTCAAGGATGCAGGAGGTGAATTCAGGCGTTTTCCTACCGTCACCGTTCTGGAGATGGATTACCAAACTCCGGTGGACTATGCGGGCATTTATTCGCAAGCGTTGCAGTTGTGGAGAGAGGGGTTCCATTACTGGTATGAAAAGGAAGAGATCAACCGGCTGAACGAACTAAACCGGGAATACAGCCTGGCAAGCATCGAGGAGGAATTGCTATATGTGTATTTCAGGAAACCGGAGCCGAAGGATCTGGAGATAAAATGGATGCCGGTATCGGCTATACTGACGTTGATCAGCATGAACGGCAGGGTGCAGATGAACGACCGAAACCAGAGAAATCTGGTACAGGTACTTGAGAGGGATGGTTTCCGGAAAAGGTCGAGTGCGAACCGGATTTATGAGTACGAGGTGGTTCAGTATAAATTTGAAGAGATGGAACGGAATTGTAAGATGAGAAAGGAAAAAGAGGGGGAAATCAACAATCAACAATCAACAATTAATAATTAA
- a CDS encoding MATE family efflux transporter — MVFGLSLIAAFFSMISVPFIAMYTAKQRFLDLAFWGIIQSLLLFLSAYILIFWEDNRLILYTSFVVLSTICVQIIQMGRAFYLFSECKLHFSYFFNKNRSCHLLGYSFWNFWGNFGHLVRTQGNAILVNLFFGTQGNAALGIGNQVSNQTNVLATSLSTVVTPAIVQNEGAGNRKEAVRLSYLTAKLGIILILLLTIPILVEADNILNIWLIHVPKYSVGICQLMIIMFMIEKSTMGQYALLQAIGRIKRVELSTGIFYSLTILLAYLLIIDNKGIYSIGYACVFMMFISRFFIVFDVKRYFNIPIKNWLNIIIFPYLIITFWALGISYIVSNLFIPSLFRIFLNIIVNFVVVIGTSYFLLLNRQEKNECVELIRKNILRNKNLI, encoded by the coding sequence GTGGTTTTTGGTTTGTCTTTAATTGCGGCTTTCTTTTCTATGATTTCTGTACCTTTTATAGCAATGTATACTGCTAAGCAACGTTTTTTAGATTTGGCTTTTTGGGGAATAATTCAATCTTTGCTTCTTTTTCTATCTGCATATATTTTGATCTTTTGGGAAGATAATCGGCTGATTTTATATACATCTTTTGTCGTTTTATCTACTATATGTGTGCAAATAATTCAGATGGGTAGAGCTTTTTATTTATTTAGTGAGTGTAAATTGCATTTTTCATATTTTTTCAATAAAAATAGATCCTGTCATTTATTAGGATACTCATTTTGGAACTTTTGGGGAAATTTTGGTCATTTGGTAAGAACACAGGGCAATGCAATATTAGTTAATTTATTCTTTGGTACTCAAGGTAATGCCGCATTAGGGATTGGGAATCAAGTTTCAAATCAAACGAATGTATTAGCAACATCATTATCAACAGTTGTTACTCCTGCGATAGTACAAAATGAAGGAGCTGGAAACCGAAAAGAAGCAGTGCGGCTTTCATATCTTACTGCTAAGTTAGGAATTATTCTAATATTATTATTAACTATTCCCATTTTAGTAGAAGCTGACAATATATTAAATATTTGGTTAATTCACGTACCCAAATACTCTGTGGGAATATGTCAGTTAATGATAATAATGTTTATGATTGAAAAATCTACTATGGGACAATATGCTTTATTACAAGCAATTGGTAGAATTAAAAGAGTAGAATTATCTACTGGCATATTTTATTCATTGACTATTTTGTTAGCTTATTTATTAATAATAGATAATAAAGGTATTTATAGTATTGGATATGCATGTGTTTTTATGATGTTTATAAGCAGATTTTTTATTGTTTTTGATGTGAAAAGATATTTTAATATTCCAATAAAAAACTGGCTTAATATAATCATATTTCCATATTTAATAATTACTTTTTGGGCATTAGGAATTTCCTATATAGTGAGTAATCTTTTTATACCTTCATTATTTCGGATATTTTTAAACATAATAGTAAATTTTGTAGTCGTGATAGGAACTTCATATTTCCTATTGCTAAATAGACAAGAAAAAAATGAATGCGTTGAACTAATAAGAAAAAATATATTAAGAAATAAGAATTTGATATGA
- a CDS encoding ATP-grasp domain-containing protein, with translation MKIAIHHRAKSFSEGWIDYCKTHSIPYKIVNAYDSDIIRQISDCDVFMWHYYHIDYRDALFAKQLLFSLQMAGKKVFPDFNTNWHFDDKLGQKYMFEAISVPFVPTYVFYNSEEALQWIKNTSFPKVFKLRGGAGASNVKLVKNSRSARNLINRSFHKGFSQFNSIGYLNERISQFLAGKGSAIDVIKGIARLFIKPKYARMHAPEKGYIYFQDFIPNNNTDTRIVVVGDKIIGERRGVRKGDFRASGSHILLPDVSAVDIRCVKMAYEVSQKLKLQIGVFDFIHDVNSEPLIVEVSYGTDPDYTECEGYWTPDLNFIKSHINLSEIIIESFLKK, from the coding sequence ATGAAAATAGCTATTCACCATAGAGCAAAGTCTTTTTCAGAAGGATGGATCGATTACTGCAAAACACATTCAATTCCATATAAAATAGTTAATGCATATGATTCGGATATTATCCGACAAATTTCGGATTGTGATGTTTTCATGTGGCATTATTATCATATCGATTATAGAGATGCTCTGTTTGCTAAACAACTATTATTCTCTTTGCAAATGGCTGGGAAAAAAGTATTTCCTGATTTTAATACTAACTGGCATTTCGATGATAAGTTAGGACAAAAATATATGTTTGAAGCCATTTCAGTTCCTTTTGTTCCAACTTATGTTTTCTACAATTCAGAAGAAGCCCTTCAGTGGATAAAAAATACATCTTTCCCAAAAGTTTTCAAATTGAGAGGCGGAGCTGGTGCGTCAAATGTCAAGCTGGTAAAAAATTCTCGATCTGCAAGAAATCTCATAAATAGATCCTTCCATAAAGGTTTTTCTCAATTCAATTCAATAGGTTATTTGAATGAACGTATATCACAGTTTTTGGCTGGAAAAGGTTCTGCTATTGATGTTATAAAAGGTATTGCCCGTTTATTTATAAAGCCTAAATATGCACGGATGCATGCTCCAGAGAAAGGATATATCTACTTTCAGGATTTTATTCCAAACAACAATACTGACACAAGAATAGTAGTTGTCGGTGATAAGATTATTGGAGAGAGGCGTGGGGTTAGAAAGGGTGATTTTCGTGCTTCAGGGTCTCATATACTTTTGCCTGATGTTAGCGCTGTAGACATTAGATGTGTGAAAATGGCTTATGAAGTTTCCCAAAAACTGAAATTACAAATAGGTGTTTTTGATTTTATTCATGATGTAAATTCGGAACCGTTAATAGTTGAAGTCAGTTATGGTACTGATCCTGATTACACGGAATGTGAAGGCTACTGGACTCCGGATTTGAATTTTATAAAATCACATATAAACCTATCTGAAATAATTATTGAATCATTTTTGAAGAAATAA
- a CDS encoding UpxY family transcription antiterminator: MNELTDIHWYALRITYGRELALQEYLNSENIENFIPMRYEYTVKAGRRVRKLVPAIHNLVFVRTSRSRIDAIKETRGILLPIRYIMDRECHSPIVVPDSQMRSFMAVSGNYDQAVLYFEPSELSIRKGTRVRITGGIFAGVEGEFVRVRNDRRVVVSIEGVMAVATTFVHPSFVEPIIEK, encoded by the coding sequence GTGAACGAATTAACTGACATCCATTGGTATGCCTTGCGTATAACCTATGGTCGCGAGCTTGCCTTGCAGGAATATCTCAATTCCGAGAATATAGAGAATTTTATTCCAATGCGCTACGAGTACACCGTGAAGGCCGGCCGGCGCGTACGAAAGTTGGTCCCTGCCATTCACAACCTGGTCTTTGTCCGTACTTCCCGTAGCCGGATTGATGCCATCAAGGAGACGCGCGGCATTCTACTTCCTATCCGCTATATCATGGACCGCGAATGCCATAGCCCGATTGTCGTCCCCGACTCTCAGATGCGCAGTTTCATGGCCGTTTCCGGTAATTACGATCAGGCCGTACTCTACTTTGAGCCTTCCGAGCTGTCGATTCGCAAAGGTACTCGTGTCCGCATCACCGGTGGCATCTTTGCAGGGGTCGAAGGCGAGTTTGTCCGTGTTCGTAACGACCGTCGTGTGGTAGTCTCCATTGAAGGCGTCATGGCCGTTGCCACCACGTTTGTCCATCCCTCTTTTGTAGAACCGATAATAGAAAAATAA
- a CDS encoding smalltalk protein, with the protein MGTRKSVWDTILKIVIAVASAVLGALGGNAMNL; encoded by the coding sequence ATGGGAACAAGAAAATCCGTATGGGATACGATCCTGAAAATTGTCATTGCCGTAGCATCGGCCGTATTGGGAGCATTGGGAGGCAATGCAATGAATTTGTAA